The Aerococcaceae bacterium DSM 111021 DNA segment GCCGACATCGTCATTATTGCCCTATATCCTGAAAATATCAAAGAATTTATTATTAAAAATCAAGATGCATTCAAAGAGGGTGCCATCCTCACTGAAACGACAGGGATTAAACAATACGTGATTGACAGTATCGTGCCAGTTTTACCTAAGCAAGTTGACTTTATCTTTGGTCACCCGATGGCCGGGCGGGAGTCTCAAGGGTTTGAATACTCAGATCATACCGCCTTTATTGGAGCGAATTACGTATTAACACCCTTAGCTTCGAATCAGCCAGAAAATATGGAAATATTTAAAGCCCTTCTCAAGAAAATTGGCTTTCAAAGATTAACCCAAGTGACGCCAATTGTTCATGATGAATTAATCGCTTATACGAGTCAATTATGCCACTGTATCGCGGCGGCTTTAATTAATAGTGATCAACCTGAACGCAACACCGTTCAATTCATAGGTGACAGTTATCGTGATCTAACTCGGATAGCGAAGTTAAATGAGAATTTATGGTCAGAGTTAATGTTGAATAATAAGGATGTTCTCATCAAAGTGATTAGTGATTTTGAATCAGAAATGATAAAAATTAAAGAAGCGCTATTAACAAATAATAAACACGAATTAGAAGAATCGTTTATTGAAGCGACTCGTCGCCGTGTAGAACTTGAAAAAAATGACCTAATGAATTAATTTTAAACAAAAGTATTAAATTCCTTGCAATTAGAATTCATCTAAGTTATATTATAACCACATTAAAAATAAATGATAAAAGAGGTTATCTTATGTTTACCCATTTCAACAATATTATTATTGTCATTCAAAGCTCGGACTTGTTAAATTGATTTTTTAATCAGTTTAAAAAGTCCTATTCGTTTTGAATGAATGGGAACAGATAACAAACTCCCATTCTAGTTTACTAGAATGGGAGTTTTTTTATTATTATAAGGAGTGGTAAAACGATGAGTGACATTGAAAGCAACGTTCATATTTATCAAACTACACAGAAAATAATAGGAGGCTTCATCCATGAATTTATTTAAAAAGTTTAATAGCGCGTTTACAAGTAACCTGTCAATGTTCGTAGCATTAACGGCTTTATTAGCCTTAGTGTTCCCAAGTTTTTTCACACCTTTAAGTGGCTATGTGAGTTTATTACTTCAAGTCGTTATGTTCACAATGGGCTTAACAATGAAAGCATCTGACTTTGCTCATGTTCTTAAAAACCCAACTAGCGTGTTTATGGTTTCTGCCATCCAATACTTATTTATGCCACTGAGCGCTTTTGCGATTGCAAAATTATTCGGGCTATCAGGAGATATTGCTTTAGGTTTAATCATTGTTGGATCAGTTCCTGGAGGGACAGCATCGAACATTATGGCTTTACTGGCAAATGGTAATGTGCCACTTTCAGTCAGTGCGACAACAGTATCTACATTATTATCACCATTTGTTACACCATTACTTATCGCCACTTATGGAGGAGCCTTTATTGAAATAGCTTTTTGGCCAATGTTCTTATCTATTACACAAATCGTATTAGTACCCATTGTTTTAGGTTTAGTTGTGTCACATTTCTTAGGTGACAAATCAGAAAAAATCAAAACGGCGATGCCATCCTTTTCATCAATTGCGGTACTTTTAGTTCTTGCTGGAACAGTATCAGTCAACCGTGAGAATTTATTAAACGGTGGTTTAACAGTTGTTCTAGCCGTATTAGTACATCACTTATTAGCTTATGTAATTGTTTACTTTATCTATGGTTTATTCAATGCTTCAAAGGAAACAAAACGTACGTGTGCCATAGAGGTAGCAGCGCAAAATACAGGTTTATCAGCTAGTCTTGGTTTAGCGCATTTTTCTCCTGAAGCCGCATTAGCAGGAGCTGCAGGAACAATTGTTCATACTTTACTTGGCATGATGTTTGGTAGTTTATGCGCGAAAAAAGATTTAAAAGAAGCTGAACAAGGAAGATATTCAGTCAATGTTAGGCATTCTAAAGCGAAAGTTTTACAAAAATCCCATTAAACTAAAGTTGATATAGAAAAAACACCTTGATTTAGTTTTCGACTAAATCAAGGTGTTTTATTGTTTATTCATTATAGTAAGCGAAGTGATGGGACATTCGTGTTTACAGCTTGTTGTTCATTGCCGTCACATATTAATGCATCGATTTCATCTAAGATAGACTCAAGAGTAATCTGCTGATTATCAATCAATCTTGCTTCGCCTGAGACATATTCATATATGACTAAAGAAGGAGATGAGTGGACAGACATATCAATAGCAGTTTTTTGGTCTTTTAAGAATAATTGCTTCACAAAATCCGACTGCATATCTTGTTTGAATATCTCAACATCTAGGCCAACTTCTTTGGCAAGTTGAACTGCAAAGTCTGAATTGAACTTAGAAACATCACCATCAATACTTTCTTGTAATCTCATTAAGTAATAACGACCTAAACGCTTGCCTTGCATACAAGCTGCTTTGTAAGCTAACGACGCACGATATACGGCTTGAAAGATATAATTTCTCTCTTTTAAACTCGTATCGGATATACCTAATTGTCGCATAAAGTTTTCAACTAAATGTTGATTATGAAAAGGTAGGATGTGCAAATCTATATTTGACGCTACTAAATCAATTAACTTTAATACTTCTTGCTCACAAGTGTAACAGGTATGTCCTAATGGATTAACAAATAAAAAGAATTCAAACACATTAGAAACGCCATTATGTCTATATTCGATCTGATATTGACTCATTTAGATAGTTCTCCTCCTTTCTTATATTTGGTATACTTAATATTAACAAAAATCAAAAACTTATGCGAATAATAGGCTTGTTCACTTATTCATTTGTAAGGTAGCGGTGGGCACGGGCTAACTTGGTTTCTGATTGCTTGTAAGTTATATTAAAATGTGATAATAAAGTACTAAATTGCTCTAAAGCTTCATCAATATTATCGGATTCCAGCTCTAGTTCATAATCGACTGCTTGATTATATTGAGTAAAATCAAGGGCATATAAACCGTATTCAACCTCAATATTATAGCGATGTGTCGTAAGACTCATTGTTCTTTCAATTCCATTCCAAGGAATGTCACGAGAGTCGATAAAGTTTTGGATATCATGTGTTTGAATATCACTTTTACTTAATGAGTGAGGGACCTCAATCGCTGAATTTTGATTGAATTGAGTCAACTCAATTGATTCGAGTTCATTGACTCTTTGTTTTATTGTCCATTCACTTTGACCGTCTTCAAATACTCTTAACCTTAGTGACGCATTATTTTGCTTGAAAAGTTCATCTGCTGTATCATAATAGTAATTGGATTGAATGATTTTTGGTTGATGCTCTAAGTTAAAGTAGGCAAAAAGACTATCATAGTCTGCTTTATTGATAATTGTTTTTAGTTCACGTTCAATTGAAGATACCATGTATATATCCTTTCTTATCAAAATTATGTACAATATAATATATACAAATAATAAAAAAACTGTACTTAATTTACAGTCCGTTCACTATCCTATAATAATTAGTGAATATATGCAAATAAATATACTTATAACAAAGTGAGAAAGTCGGTGACTTGATTGATAGAAGATAATTTTATCGAGAACTGGGACTTATTTCTAGCTCCTTATGAACAAGCTGTAGAAGAATTAAAATTAAAACTAAAGAATATTAGAAAAGAATATAGAACATTACATCGACATACGCCTATTGAATTCGTGACGGGGCGTGTTAAGACACGTGAGAGTATCTTGGAAAAGATGGAAATGCGACATATCGAACCAGAAGACATGCTAATTGGGGTTCAAGATATAGCTGGTATACGCATCATGTGTCAATTCGTTGATGATATATATGAAGTAGCTGAATTAATTAAAGAACGGACTGATTTTAAAGTTCTATTAATACGTGATTATATTCATCATCATAAACCAAGTGGCTACCGATCGTATCATATGGTGGTTGAATACCCTGTTCAACGGGCAAAAAATGTTGAAACCGTGATTGTTGAAGTTCAAATTAGAACATTAGCTATGAACTTCTGGGCTACTATAGAACATTCACTCAATTACAAGTATCAAGGAGAATATCCTAATCATATCCTTGAACGCTTAGAGAGAGCATCAGAAGCGGCATTTATGCTAGATCAAGAAATGTCAGAAATTCGAGAAGAAATCCGTGAAGCAACACAATTCTTCGAAGAGCGTTATGACGATGCTAAGAAAAAAACTCAAAATGGAAATCATGAGGTAAATAGATGAAACCAACTGTACTCATATATTCAAATACAAAACCTCAATCAAAATCAATAAAAAGTGAGTTAACTAAAAAGCTAAATGAACATCAAATACAAATTGTTGATGAAAGGGAGCAACCCGATTTTATTATTTCAATCGGTGGAGATGGGACGTTTCTATCTGCTTTCCATCATTTCAAACATTATATTGAACATTCTAAATTCGTTGGGATTCATACAGGCCATTTGGGGTTCTATACAGATTGGTTGAGTGATGAAGTGGATGAGGTCATCAATGGGTTATTAAATACTTCAGAGAAATCTGTTTCTTACCCATTACTTGACGTAGAAATCTATTTAGAAGATGGGCGATGCAAGAAAATGCTAGCTTTGAACGAGTTCTCAATTCGTTCGACGATGGGAACAATGGTTAGTGACGTCTATATTAAAGACCATTTCTTTGAAACATTTCGTGGTGATGGTATTAGTATTTCGACACCGACCGGATCAACTGGGTTGAATAAATCACTTGGAGGTGCGGTCATTCATCCAAGACTTGATGCTATTCAGATGGCTGAAATGGCGTCGATTAACAATCGAGTCTATCGAACGTTAAGTTCACCTATTATTATTCCATCAGATGAATGGTTTACTTTGAAACCGGATAGTACGCAATCGGCCATACTATCTGTTGACAATCAAAGTTGGCAGAACTATGAAGTGTCGAAAGTGAATTGTCGTGTAGCCAAGCAAAGAATTCATTTTGCGAGTTTTAGACACACCCATTTCTGGGATCGTGTAGAGAACGCGTTTATTGGAAGAAAGCAATCACTTTAAAGGAGAATGATTAGTTTATGCATCGTATTTTTAAACATGTCTTAATATTTTTAACAATGATATTTTTAGGAGCTTGTAGTAGTAATCAAGCGAATGAGTTTGAGTATACTGCTTTAGAAGGGATGGCACGTACTAATGCTCCGGTGACAATTCCAGAAGAAACTGCTTATTTAACGATGGAAGATAAAACGAAACAAAGTATGTATGACGTGTTGGATGAGATAGGTACACACGCAGAAAGCACAGCATCACCCGTTGATTATTCACACATTGAAGACTTAGCTACTGAAAAAGAGTATATTGAGTTTCTTGAAAGTACGAATAATGAAGCAAGTTTATTATACATAGGTTTTGATGAATGCCCTTGGTGTAAAGCTTTCTCACCAAAAATCAACCAAATAGCGAGTGAACTAAACATTCCCATATACTACTATAATACACGGGCACACGAACAGGATCTAACATATGCAGGAGCTATGCAAAGTTTTGAGGTTGAGACTGTTCCGCACGTCTTTATTATGGAAGATGGCGAGCCGAAAGAACGAATCAATCAAGATTCATCCATGCAACAAATTGAATCGTTCTTTAAGTTGTACACTGAAGAATATAACTAGAAAAATATAACAAGTTAGGAAAGATAATGTGATTTTAACGTGGGAGTATCGAGATAATGTAGAACAAACGATTAAACGATTTCTACATTTTGAAGGAATACCAAGGAATTTTGTAAAAGCCGTTAAGTTTAACGGGGGAAAGATTCTACTTAATCAAAAAGAAGTAACAGTGCGAGCAAAACTCAATCGTGGGGACATATTAAAGCTTATTGCGCCTGATGAGATTGGACATGATACAGTTGCTCCATCTAATGTGTCAATTGATGTAGTATATGAAGATGAGGATTTATTGATTGTGAATAAACCAAGTGAATCAGTCTCTATACCATCAAAGCAAAATCCTGATAGTTCGATGGCTAATCGAATTAAAGGGTATTATGTCGATAATAATTATAAAGACCAAGTCATCCATATCGTAACCAGATTAGACCGTGATACTACAGGTCTCATGCTGATTGCGAAGCATCGACTTGCGCACGCCTACATGGACCGATTGATTCAAAGTAAAGGAATCACTAAAATATATTATGCACTGTCACATAAAGTTGATTGGGCACAACATGGATATATTGAAGACCCAATTGGAAGAAACCCGGAATCCATTATTAGTAGAATTGTTGATGTTAATGGTCAAGCAGCCTTAACTGAATATTGGGTAGAGGATAGAGTAGATCAGGCTAGTCTATTAAGAATACAGCTTCATACAGGTCGTACTCACCAAATCAGAGTACATTTATCTCATCATGGAGGTCCATTAGTGGGAGATGATTTATATGGAGGTGTTAAAGACTCTGATTTATCAAGACAAGCTTTGCATTGTGGAGAACTACAGTTCGAACATCCTTTTACAGGTGAACAAATTCATATAAAACAACCTATTCCTGAGGATATGCAAGGTTGGTTAAATATCAGAAAAGGGGAATAATGGCATGGAGATATTTGAAAGATCTTTTGAAGAAAGTATTGTAACCTTTAAAAATTTACTGAATGAAAATCGGATGACTCGATTTAGAACAGAGTATTTGGCCCTGCATAATTATGAACAAAGTAAAATATTCGCAACATTAGATCAAGAAGATCGCGAGAAGATTTATCAATATTTATCACCAACTGAATTAGCGGATGTATTTGATTTACTTGAATCAGAAGATGAATCCATAGATGTCTACTTTGAAGAAATGTCACACCCATACGCTGCGACAGTATTAGGCGAGATGTACGCAGATAATGCGGTAGATGTGTTGAATGATTTAAAAGACCGTGATCGTGTGAATATATATATGAACCTTATGCCGGCTGAAAGAGCACGCGAAATTAGCTCACTGATTAATTACCTAGATGAAACAGCTGGATCGATTATGACAACGGAGTTTATCTCGGTGAAGGAAGAATCGACATTAGGAGTAGCTTACCGCAGACTTAGAGAGCAAGCGATTAAAGCAGAAACAATCTATTATGTATATGTTGTTGACGAGAATGATCGTTTAGTCGGGGTAATCTCATTAAGAGATTTGATTGTTAACGACGAAGACAAGTTGATTCACGATGTGATGAATACGCGTGTTATCTCTGTACAAGTTAACGATAATCAAGAAGAAGTTGCTAAGATGGTTCAAGATTATGACCTACTTGCTTTACCTGTGGTTGGGTTTGACCGCGAGCTTTTAGGCGTTATTACCGTTGATGATATCTTGGATGTTATGCAAGATGAAGCGGATAGCGACTACTCTGGTTTAGCCGCGGTAGATGTTAGTGAAACCCATGATACACCATTATCAGCCGCAAAAAGTCGATTACCTTGGTTGGTGACTTTATTATTCTTAGGAATGGGGACTGCGACATTAATCAGTCAATATGATGCGCTGATTGCAGAAGCGAGTGTACTGTCTGCTTTTGTGACTTTGATTACCGGTACTGCGGGTAACGCAGGTACACAATCATTAGCCGTAGCTGTAAGAAAATTAACCAATAAATCTGAGGACGATGATTTTTTTAGTTCATTAACTTTCGAATTAATTACAGGAGTCATTACAGGTGTGATAGTCGGACTGACTGTGATGTTGATTGTTCTAGTTTGGAAGCAGAATCTAATATTAGGTATTGTGATTGGTGTAGCGATGATGGCAGCTATAATAGTTGCAAATATCGCTGGTTCATTCATACCTAAAGTAATGGATAAGTTAGGGTTTGACCCGGCTGTTGCCAGTGGACCATTTATCTCAACATTAAGTGACTTAACGTCTGTATTTATTTATTTTAGTATTGCACAATTATTTTTGTCAGCAATTATTTAACTTTCTAAATTAAACAATCGCCCTTAGACATGCAAATAATGTCTAAGGGCGATTATTTTTATTTTAATCTTTTTTCCATATCGTGATGAGGGATATTGGCGTCTAAGTATCCTTGTTCGTTTGTAATTGTATAATTTAGTTTCTCATAGAAGGGGATGGCAGTATCTTGAGCGGATAATGTAAGTACTTCAATTGTAGGGTATGTCTCTTTTGCCCAACGTTCAATTTCTTCCATTAGTTTATGACCGACGTGATTCCCACGTTGTTCTTTTACTACAGCAACACGTTGTATTTTTGCATTTGTCTTTTCATCTTTGAGATCGATTCGAGCAGTTGCAACCGCGATGTTGTCGATGTATCCAATAAGATGAATGAGTTGTTGATCAAGACCATCTAACTCTAATCCTGGATCTACGTTTTGTTCATTGATAAATACTTTTCTTCGAATATCGAATGCGTCTCTTATTTTTGTAGAATCTCCATCAAGTACCCAATTAAATTTCATTTAAAACCCTCCACGATTTCATGTATAATAAGTCACGTTGAAACTATAAACGTTATTTTACTATATTATAATATATAAATACAATCAATAAAGGATGATTTTTATGACAGAATTAAAAGAAGTATCAAAGAATAGATTAGAGAATGTAAAAAACTTAACAACTATTCCTTCACCAACTGGATTCACTGCAAATATTATTGAATATATTGGGGATCTTTTTGATGAGATGGGCGTAACCTATGAAGTGACTCCAAAGGGTGGCTTACTTGTGAGTATGGAAGGTAAGGATAATGACAGTCACCGTTTTGTAACAGCGCACGTAGATACATTAGGCGCAATGGTCCGTGGAATTAAACCAAGTGGAAGGTTAAAAATCGATCTTATTGGCGGATTCACTTACAACGCAATTGAAGGTGAGTATTGTACGATTCACTCAAGCTTGATGGATAAAAAGTTCAGTGGAACAATATTAATGCACCAAACAAGCGTCCATGTATATAAAGATGCACGTACAGCCGAACGTAATCAAGATAATATGGAAATACGTTTAGATCACATGGTTAAGTCTAAAGAAGACGTGGAAAAATTAGGTATTCAAGTTGGAGACTTTATTTCATTTGACCCAAGAGCTGTGGTAACCGATGAAGGATACATTAAATCACGTCATTTGGATGATAAAGTGAGTGTCGCTTTATTAATTGAATTAGTAGAAAATATTCAAAAGAACCAAATTGACCTAGCTCATACGACTCATTTTTATATCTCTACTAACGAAGAGATTGGCTACGGAGGAAATTCAAATATTGCTTCAGAAGTAAAAGAGTATCTAGCGGTTGATATGGGAGCAATGGGAGATGACCAACAAACAGATGAGTATAGTGTGTCAATCTGTGCAAAAGATGGATCAGGACCATATCATTTAGGCTTACGTAATCAGTTTGTGAATTTATGTAAAGATAATGAAATCGATTATCGATTAGATATTTATCCATTTTATTCGAGTGATGCGTCAGCAGCAATGAGGGCTGGAGCGGATGTTCGTCATGGATTAATTGGCGCAGGTATTGATTCAAGTCACGCTTATGAACGTACTCACTATCAATCGATTGATGCAACTTATAATTTAATTGAACGCTATTTGGAAGCAGTAATGATAGATTAAATTTATATTCAAAAATAACGTGTAATACGTCTAGGAATTTGCTACTATATTAAGTACATAACAGAGATAGACATAGAATATAGAGGAGTGACATGAGTGGTAGATATATCAAAAAGTTTATTTGGATATAATACAAGTCAAGTAGATTCTATTATGAGTCAGCAGACGAATAGAATTGATGAATTAGAAAAGAAAATTGAAAGCTTAGAGAGCCAACTTTCAACATATATTGAATTAGAGTCAGCATTAAAAGAAGGAATTGTTGATGCAAGACAAAAAGGTTCACAAATCATTGAAGAATCAGCAGGTCAAGCTGAACTAATTATTAGTAAAGCCAATGAACAAGTAACTCAAATCAAAGAGAATACAGTGATTCGTGGGAATGATTTATTAAATAGCGGGAATGCTTTAAGAGATCGCTTAACGTTCATGAAAGATGAAATGCGCGAAATGGTTGATCAAGTCTCTGAATTTATTGACGGAACAGACTTCGAAACTATCTTCCCGAAAAGTGAAATAGATGAATACACAATGAAAATCAATGAATTCTCGGATGGTCAAGCTGAAACAATCAAATCAGACGACGAGAACTCAACTTCTGAAAGCACATTAACTGATGAAGAGAAGCGCGAATTAGAGAAGTTGATTCACGAAGTTATCGCTAATGACGCAGCTGCAAAGGAAACTCAAGGTCCTGAAAAAAATATTGAGAAGAAATTAATTGAGTTAAGAACACTTAACGGATAATTTTT contains these protein-coding regions:
- a CDS encoding prephenate dehydrogenase, with translation MQKIAIVGLGVIGGSFAKAFKASDSSNYYVMGIDKNQVTLDQAMEAGVIAEGEVENETILQRADIVIIALYPENIKEFIIKNQDAFKEGAILTETTGIKQYVIDSIVPVLPKQVDFIFGHPMAGRESQGFEYSDHTAFIGANYVLTPLASNQPENMEIFKALLKKIGFQRLTQVTPIVHDELIAYTSQLCHCIAAALINSDQPERNTVQFIGDSYRDLTRIAKLNENLWSELMLNNKDVLIKVISDFESEMIKIKEALLTNNKHELEESFIEATRRRVELEKNDLMN
- a CDS encoding bile acid:sodium symporter family protein, whose translation is MNLFKKFNSAFTSNLSMFVALTALLALVFPSFFTPLSGYVSLLLQVVMFTMGLTMKASDFAHVLKNPTSVFMVSAIQYLFMPLSAFAIAKLFGLSGDIALGLIIVGSVPGGTASNIMALLANGNVPLSVSATTVSTLLSPFVTPLLIATYGGAFIEIAFWPMFLSITQIVLVPIVLGLVVSHFLGDKSEKIKTAMPSFSSIAVLLVLAGTVSVNRENLLNGGLTVVLAVLVHHLLAYVIVYFIYGLFNASKETKRTCAIEVAAQNTGLSASLGLAHFSPEAALAGAAGTIVHTLLGMMFGSLCAKKDLKEAEQGRYSVNVRHSKAKVLQKSH
- a CDS encoding DsbA family protein: MSQYQIEYRHNGVSNVFEFFLFVNPLGHTCYTCEQEVLKLIDLVASNIDLHILPFHNQHLVENFMRQLGISDTSLKERNYIFQAVYRASLAYKAACMQGKRLGRYYLMRLQESIDGDVSKFNSDFAVQLAKEVGLDVEIFKQDMQSDFVKQLFLKDQKTAIDMSVHSSPSLVIYEYVSGEARLIDNQQITLESILDEIDALICDGNEQQAVNTNVPSLRLL
- a CDS encoding CYTH domain-containing protein, yielding MVSSIERELKTIINKADYDSLFAYFNLEHQPKIIQSNYYYDTADELFKQNNASLRLRVFEDGQSEWTIKQRVNELESIELTQFNQNSAIEVPHSLSKSDIQTHDIQNFIDSRDIPWNGIERTMSLTTHRYNIEVEYGLYALDFTQYNQAVDYELELESDNIDEALEQFSTLLSHFNITYKQSETKLARAHRYLTNE
- a CDS encoding GTP pyrophosphokinase family protein, whose product is MEDNFIENWDLFLAPYEQAVEELKLKLKNIRKEYRTLHRHTPIEFVTGRVKTRESILEKMEMRHIEPEDMLIGVQDIAGIRIMCQFVDDIYEVAELIKERTDFKVLLIRDYIHHHKPSGYRSYHMVVEYPVQRAKNVETVIVEVQIRTLAMNFWATIEHSLNYKYQGEYPNHILERLERASEAAFMLDQEMSEIREEIREATQFFEERYDDAKKKTQNGNHEVNR
- a CDS encoding NAD kinase; this encodes MKPTVLIYSNTKPQSKSIKSELTKKLNEHQIQIVDEREQPDFIISIGGDGTFLSAFHHFKHYIEHSKFVGIHTGHLGFYTDWLSDEVDEVINGLLNTSEKSVSYPLLDVEIYLEDGRCKKMLALNEFSIRSTMGTMVSDVYIKDHFFETFRGDGISISTPTGSTGLNKSLGGAVIHPRLDAIQMAEMASINNRVYRTLSSPIIIPSDEWFTLKPDSTQSAILSVDNQSWQNYEVSKVNCRVAKQRIHFASFRHTHFWDRVENAFIGRKQSL
- a CDS encoding RluA family pseudouridine synthase; this encodes MILTWEYRDNVEQTIKRFLHFEGIPRNFVKAVKFNGGKILLNQKEVTVRAKLNRGDILKLIAPDEIGHDTVAPSNVSIDVVYEDEDLLIVNKPSESVSIPSKQNPDSSMANRIKGYYVDNNYKDQVIHIVTRLDRDTTGLMLIAKHRLAHAYMDRLIQSKGITKIYYALSHKVDWAQHGYIEDPIGRNPESIISRIVDVNGQAALTEYWVEDRVDQASLLRIQLHTGRTHQIRVHLSHHGGPLVGDDLYGGVKDSDLSRQALHCGELQFEHPFTGEQIHIKQPIPEDMQGWLNIRKGE
- the mgtE gene encoding magnesium transporter, translating into MEIFERSFEESIVTFKNLLNENRMTRFRTEYLALHNYEQSKIFATLDQEDREKIYQYLSPTELADVFDLLESEDESIDVYFEEMSHPYAATVLGEMYADNAVDVLNDLKDRDRVNIYMNLMPAERAREISSLINYLDETAGSIMTTEFISVKEESTLGVAYRRLREQAIKAETIYYVYVVDENDRLVGVISLRDLIVNDEDKLIHDVMNTRVISVQVNDNQEEVAKMVQDYDLLALPVVGFDRELLGVITVDDILDVMQDEADSDYSGLAAVDVSETHDTPLSAAKSRLPWLVTLLFLGMGTATLISQYDALIAEASVLSAFVTLITGTAGNAGTQSLAVAVRKLTNKSEDDDFFSSLTFELITGVITGVIVGLTVMLIVLVWKQNLILGIVIGVAMMAAIIVANIAGSFIPKVMDKLGFDPAVASGPFISTLSDLTSVFIYFSIAQLFLSAII
- a CDS encoding GNAT family N-acetyltransferase, coding for MKFNWVLDGDSTKIRDAFDIRRKVFINEQNVDPGLELDGLDQQLIHLIGYIDNIAVATARIDLKDEKTNAKIQRVAVVKEQRGNHVGHKLMEEIERWAKETYPTIEVLTLSAQDTAIPFYEKLNYTITNEQGYLDANIPHHDMEKRLK
- a CDS encoding M42 family metallopeptidase, whose translation is MTELKEVSKNRLENVKNLTTIPSPTGFTANIIEYIGDLFDEMGVTYEVTPKGGLLVSMEGKDNDSHRFVTAHVDTLGAMVRGIKPSGRLKIDLIGGFTYNAIEGEYCTIHSSLMDKKFSGTILMHQTSVHVYKDARTAERNQDNMEIRLDHMVKSKEDVEKLGIQVGDFISFDPRAVVTDEGYIKSRHLDDKVSVALLIELVENIQKNQIDLAHTTHFYISTNEEIGYGGNSNIASEVKEYLAVDMGAMGDDQQTDEYSVSICAKDGSGPYHLGLRNQFVNLCKDNEIDYRLDIYPFYSSDASAAMRAGADVRHGLIGAGIDSSHAYERTHYQSIDATYNLIERYLEAVMID
- a CDS encoding DivIVA domain-containing protein: MVDISKSLFGYNTSQVDSIMSQQTNRIDELEKKIESLESQLSTYIELESALKEGIVDARQKGSQIIEESAGQAELIISKANEQVTQIKENTVIRGNDLLNSGNALRDRLTFMKDEMREMVDQVSEFIDGTDFETIFPKSEIDEYTMKINEFSDGQAETIKSDDENSTSESTLTDEEKRELEKLIHEVIANDAAAKETQGPEKNIEKKLIELRTLNG